The Salvelinus alpinus chromosome 21, SLU_Salpinus.1, whole genome shotgun sequence genome has a segment encoding these proteins:
- the LOC139548311 gene encoding galactose-3-O-sulfotransferase 2-like, producing the protein MPPSPRKSIKERELFSLTSSLPCCLWLKVVLCSHMRNLWMVLMALTVLCVAIQILGVVWQSRNDKMLSEKLLNVQFTIKIQRTLPTEQRDWVRLRSSHAPVVEEEMRSQEEGALKQRAKGNQKVAEHQHSRDEPGVERRVQKHHQHLKLSYTVNKVKDSRKEARGKVSAVKAALPKVTLGDDELHLGVPGSVVLQLGHPPIKVVSTLPYKPPELPSTNLLKSRNSPAPLGTNSVVAGVINEVKSEIASATCRPKNHIVFLKTHKTASSTILNILYRYGDSRNLTFALPLNKHSQLFYPFFFASHFVEGVRSRSVKEFNIMCNHMRFRPAEVRKVMPQDTFYFSILKNPVAMMESIFIYYKSIPAFHKARSLDDFLDNGWRGYNTSLPNNHYARNILTFDFGFDNNVATETPGDLETRGAKAIGAIEQDFHLILISEYFDESMILLKRALCWSLDDVVSFKLNSRSERTRHMLSPHTADKIRAWNALDWQLYLHFNITFWRRVDTTVGREEMRREVTRLQERRAELANTCLKDGGAVDPSQVKDAGLKPFQYGAAIIQGYNLNPGLVGPTKTHCQNLVTPELQYTDTLYTKQFPELAARQRQAAKLAASQRQPSSVKVNPNKVAMTGPVRVREARHSRTDRSGHRNPHAQKQNDLPLSALSKITAARSDRNMP; encoded by the exons GTGGCTGAAGGTAGTTCTGTGCAGCCACATGCGCAATCTATGGATGGTGCTCATGGCCCTCACTGTGCTCTGTGTGGCCATCCAGATCCTAGGAGTCGTCTGGCAATCCAG GAACGATAAGATGTTAAGCGAGAAGCTCCTGAATGTGCAGTTCACCATCAAGATCCAAAGAACGCTCCCGACAGAGCAGAGGGACTGGGTACGCTTGCGCTCTTCGCACGCCCCTGTCGTAGAAGAGGAAATGAGGTCACAGGAGGAAGGAGCTCTTAAACAACGGGCCAAAGGGAACCAGAAGGTAGCAGAACATCAACATAGTAGAGATGAGCCAGGGGTGGAGAGGCGTGTCCAGAAGCATCACCAACATCTAAAGCTCTCATACACTGTCAATAAGGTCAAAGACTCTAGGAAAGAGGCAAGGGGTAAAGTTTCAGCAGTAAAGGCAGCCCTGCCCAAAGTCACACTGGGTGATGATGAGTTGCATTTGGGGGTTCCTGGGTCTGTAGTTCTCCAGCTGGGCCACCCACCTATCAAAGTGGTATCCACCTTACCTTACAAACCTCCCGAACTCCCCTCAACCAATCTACTGAAGAGTAGAAACAGCCCCGCCCCTTTAGGCACCAACTCTGTAGTTGCCGGGGTGATAAATGAGGTGAAATCGGAGATAGCCAGCGCCACCTGTCGGCCGAAGAACCACATTGTCTTTCTCAAGACGCACAAAACGGCCAGCAGCACCATCCTGAACATCTTATATCGCTATGGCGACAGCCGCAATCTGACCTTCGCCCTTCCACTGAACAAGCACAGCCAGCTGTTCTATCCCTTCTTCTTCGCCTCACACTTTGTGGAGGGAGTGAGGAGCCGCAGTGTCAAAGAGTTCAACATCATGTGCAACCACATGAGGTTCAGACCAGCAGAG GTGAGGAAAGTGATGCCCCAGGACACGTTCTACTTCTCCATCCTGAAGAACCCCGTTGCCATGATGGAGTCCATCTTCATCTACTACAAGAGCATCCCCGCCTTCCACAAGGCCCGCAGCCTGGACGACTTCCTTGACAATGGTTGGCGTGGTTACAACACCTCCCTGCCCAACAACCATTATGCCCGTAACATCCTGACCTTTGACTTTGGCTTCGACAACAACGTCGCAACAGAGACGCCCGGAGACCTGGAGACGCGGGGCGCCAAAGCCATTGGCGCCATCGAGCAGGACTTCCACCTCATCCTCATCTCAGAGTACTTTGACGAGTCCATGATCCTGCTCAAGCGCGCCCTCTGCTGGTCTCTGGACGATGTCGTCTCCTTTAAGTTGAACAGCCGAAGCGAGCGCACACGGCACATGCTCTCCCCGCACACCGCCGACAAGATCAGAGCCTGGAATGCCCTTGACTGGCAGCTCTACCTGCACTTTAACATCACCTTCTGGCGACGCGTGGACACTACTGTGGGGCGTGAGGAGATGAGGCGGGAGGTGACTCGGCTGCAGGAGCGACGTGCCGAACTAGCCAATACCTGCCTGAAGGATGGTGGTGCAGTGGACCCGTCGCAGGTGAAGGACGCCGGGCTGAAGCCCTTCCAGTACGGGGCGGCCATCATCCAGGGCTACAACCTGAACCCTGGGCTGGTCGGGCCCACCAAAACACACTGTCAGAACCTGGTCACTCCAGAGCTGCAGTACACAGACACTCTCTACACCAAGCAGTTCCCTGAGCTTGCCGCCAGGCAGAGACAGGCTGCCAAACTGGCCGCCTCACAGCGTCAGCCTAGTTCAGTTAAGGTCAACCCGAACAAAGTAGCCATGACTGGGCCGGTGAGGGTGAGAGAGGCCCGACACAGTAGGACAGACAGGAGTGGACATAGAAACCCTCATGCTCAGAAACAAAATGACCTCCCCTTAAGTGCCCTGTCTAAAATCACTGCAGCTAGAAGTGACAGAAACATGCCTTAA